A genomic region of Dunckerocampus dactyliophorus isolate RoL2022-P2 chromosome 10, RoL_Ddac_1.1, whole genome shotgun sequence contains the following coding sequences:
- the lamp3 gene encoding LOW QUALITY PROTEIN: uncharacterized protein lamp3 (The sequence of the model RefSeq protein was modified relative to this genomic sequence to represent the inferred CDS: deleted 1 base in 1 codon), producing MTGGDTGGCFVLFLAAIIPVSNFGAQIYRPVLHPSVALPPIGTYTLTKPEGELCIKATLGAQYIVTIKKKSWYYNLDPSKVLSSGYCHKEAAVLSLTLLDDAASLQFSFKKVQHIKHIVLLLFVPFTVNTSGQSHTLILTYKYPLAIKIQICIQARMLFPQWQIIIINRNITMHLCVLNSQENNIFYVTKLTASVSPRPVCLGCANKTYSGLVERDRLFAASFGQSFKCKSANVLLTSSELSLKLVPLQMQAFSVPNGHYGEEVECFADFNKRVVPTVLGAIVIGLLLIATLTFLFVRDRHRHGYDSL from the exons ATGACAGGAGGCGACACAGGTGGATGCTTTGTGCTTTTCCTAGCTGCTATAATTCCAG TTTCAAATTTTGGGGCTCAGATCTACAGACCAGTCCTGCACCCCTCTGTGGCCCTCCCTCCGATAG GGACCTACACACTGACAAAGCCTGAGGGGGAACTCTGCATCAAAGCCACCCTGGGAGCACAGTACATTGTCACGATTAAGAAG AAGAGTTGGTACTACAATTTGGATCCTTCCAAGGTCTTGTCCAGTGGTTACTGTCACAAAGAAGCCGCTGTTCTGTCTCTCACCCTATTGGATGATGCTGCCAGCCTGCAATTTAGCTtcaaaaaagtacaacacattAAACATATAGTCCTATTACTTTTTGTACCTTTTACAGTAAACACTTCTGGTCAATCCCATACACTTATTCTCACTTA CAAATATCCATTAGCCATAAAAATACAGATTTGCATCCAAGCAAGAATGCTCTTCCCGCAATGGCAAATAATCATCATAAACCGCAACATTACAATGCACTTATGTGTTCTTAATTCCCAGGAGAATAATATTTTCTACGTCACCAAGCTGACTGCTTCAGTGTCTCCTCGGCCTGTCTGCTTGGGATGTGCCA ATAAGACCTATTCTGGTTTGGTGGAACGTGACAGGCTGTTTGCTGCATCATTTGGGCAAAGCTTCAAGTGTAAATCTGCAAATGTGCTTCTCACGTCCTCAGAATTGAGCCTCAAGCTGGTGCCTCTGCAAATGCAAGCCTTCAGTGTGCCGAATGGACATTACGGAGAAG AGGTGGAGTGTTTTGCTGATTTCAACAAAAGGGTCGTACCCACTGTATTAGGGGCCATTGTGATTGGACTCTTGCTGATCGCTACTCTGACCTTCTTATTTGTTAGAGACCGTCACAGACATGGCTATGACAGCCTCTGA